In the genome of Populus trichocarpa isolate Nisqually-1 chromosome 6, P.trichocarpa_v4.1, whole genome shotgun sequence, one region contains:
- the LOC7454914 gene encoding protein ABSCISIC ACID-INSENSITIVE 5: MVVTESELNSQGEVESPLQPDQQQTKNHAFSSLGRQSSIYSLTLDEFQHTLCESGRNFGSMNMDEFLASIWTAEENQATATSANMSGNNQIIIDNNASQVLNDPYGHRGASQQPSLPRQESLSLPAPLCRKTVEEVWSEIHKEQISGAENRGGNVQNPKTAPRQPTFGEMTLEDFLIKAGIVRERCTAPFQQQQRGLYESNNNNRAAATGFVARPILGMAAGGGGGGGGVMHQGIGESSGRNGGYAGRAGNGGGYGQGHGVGMVAPLSPASSDGMVTNFDNSGNQFGMDIGGMGRKRIIDGPVERVVERRQRRMIKNRESAARSRARKQAYTVELEAELNQLKEENKQLKHDLAELERKRKQQYFEESRMKARTKAHKTKEKLRLTRRSSSCPL; this comes from the exons ATGGTGGTAACAGAATCTGAGTTAAATTCACAAGGTGAGGTCGAGTCGCCATTACAACCGGACCAACAACAAACCAAGAACCATGCATTCTCGTCTCTTGGCAGACAATCCTCTATTTACTCCCTCACATTAGACGAGTTCCAGCACACTCTTTGTGAGAGTGGCAGGAACTTCGGTTCAATGAACATGGACGAGTTTCTTGCCAGTATCTGGACTGCCGAGGAAAATCAAGCCACGGCCACTTCTGCCAACATGAGCGGTAACAATCAAATCATCATCGACAACAATGCAAGCCAGGTTTTGAATGATCCATATGGTCATAGAGGCGCATCTCAGCAGCCCAGTTTGCCTAGACAAGAATCACTCTCTTTGCCAGCACCTCTGTGTAGGAAAACAGTGGAGGAAGTTTGGTCTGAGATTCATAAAGAGCAGATCAGTGGTGCTGAAAATAGAGGTGGCAATGTGCAAAATCCCAAGACTGCCCCTCGTCAGCCGACTTTTGGGGAGATGACACTAGAGGATTTTCTGATCAAGGCAGGGATTGTGAGGGAACGATGTACTGCGCCATTTCAGCAACAACAACGTGGGTTGTACGAGAGTAACAACAATAACCGGGCTGCAGCAACAGGTTTCGTGGCTAGACCTATTTTAGGCATGGCTGCGGGGGGtgggggtggtggtggtggtgttatGCATCAAGGCATAGGAGAGTCATCTGGTAGGAATGGTGGTTATGCTGGGAGAGCAGGGAATGGTGGTGGGTATGGGCAGGGTCATGGAGTGGGAATGGTTGCACCACTGAGTCCAGCGTCATCAGATGGAATGGTTACTAATTTTGATAATTCAGGAAATCAGTTTGGGATGGATATAGGGGGGATGGGACGGAAGAGGATTATTGATGGGCCGGTGGAGAGGGTGGTGGAGAGGAGGCAACGGAGGATGATCAAGAATAGAGAGTCTGCTGCGAGGTCTAGAGCTAGAAAACAG GCCTATACAGTTGAACTAGAAGCTGAACTGAATCAATTAAAAGAGGAGAATAAGCAGCTTAAACATGATCTG GCAGAGCTTGAAAGGAAGAGAAAGCAACAG TATTTTGAGGAATCAAGGATGAAAGCGCGCACGAAGGCCCACAAGACTAAAGAGAAACTGAGGTTGACGAGAAGGAGCTCGAGCTGTCCGTTGTGA